The Agrococcus carbonis genome has a window encoding:
- the idi gene encoding isopentenyl-diphosphate Delta-isomerase — MQRTEEVDEELVVLLDEHGQPSGTARKSEVHTASTPLHLAFSCYLLDDAGRMLVTRRALGKVAWPGVWTNACCGHPAPGEALEDAVRRRVGHELGAGVRDLELVLPGFSYRAVDASGIVEHERCPVFVGRLDGPLDPSPAEVAEWQWVEPERLLTAIRATPWAFSPWLVLQAEQLPVLAGAS, encoded by the coding sequence ATGCAGCGCACCGAAGAGGTCGACGAAGAGCTGGTCGTGCTCCTCGACGAGCACGGCCAGCCCTCCGGCACCGCCCGCAAGTCCGAGGTGCACACCGCATCCACACCCCTGCACCTCGCATTCTCGTGCTACCTCCTCGACGATGCTGGGCGCATGCTCGTCACGCGCCGCGCGCTCGGCAAGGTCGCGTGGCCCGGGGTCTGGACGAACGCGTGCTGCGGCCATCCCGCGCCGGGCGAGGCGCTCGAGGACGCCGTGCGGCGCCGCGTGGGCCACGAGCTCGGCGCCGGCGTGCGCGACCTTGAGCTCGTGCTGCCCGGCTTCTCCTACCGCGCGGTCGACGCGAGCGGCATCGTCGAGCACGAGCGCTGCCCCGTCTTCGTCGGCCGCCTCGACGGCCCGCTCGATCCGAGCCCCGCCGAGGTCGCCGAGTGGCAGTGGGTCGAGCCCGAGCGCCTGCTGACCGCCATCCGCGCGACGCCGTGGGCGTTCAGCCCCTGGCTCGTGCTGCAGGCCGAGCAGCTGCCGGTGCTGGCGGGTGCCTCGTGA
- a CDS encoding polyprenyl synthetase family protein gives MTAVEAPSALAEVERRISELLDAADAHTVHEAAQRACVGGKLLRPRLLIAAAGEDAPRDLVVRASAAIELIHAALLVHDDVIDHDDERRGEPTVASWAARGARSTGSSAGRAARIGLATAIVSGDVLLVRGVAELARLDLDDEPRRRVLTIVERAMVRAAEGEHDDVVLAGGSPHEEQIELLLERKTAEYSFRAPLELGAVIAGRPAEAVAALADVGLRMGVLYQLRDDVLGIFGDEAVTGKSALSDIRAGAPTLLATLASRDPAWQRVGGDYGDPAADAGAGSRIRHLMRASGALDEVERRIASGADALRTSIARLPVEQALRDELAGLLERCVERAR, from the coding sequence GTGACCGCGGTCGAGGCCCCGAGCGCGCTCGCCGAGGTCGAGCGGCGCATCTCCGAGCTGCTCGATGCCGCCGACGCGCACACCGTGCACGAGGCCGCCCAGCGCGCGTGCGTCGGGGGCAAGCTGCTGCGGCCGCGGCTGCTCATCGCCGCGGCGGGCGAGGACGCCCCGCGCGACCTCGTCGTGCGCGCGAGCGCGGCGATCGAGCTCATCCACGCCGCGCTGCTCGTGCACGACGACGTCATCGACCACGACGACGAGCGGCGCGGCGAGCCGACCGTCGCCAGCTGGGCGGCGCGCGGCGCGCGCAGCACCGGCTCCTCGGCCGGGCGGGCGGCGCGCATCGGGCTCGCGACCGCGATCGTCTCGGGCGACGTGCTGCTCGTGCGCGGCGTCGCCGAGCTCGCGCGGCTCGACCTCGACGACGAGCCCCGCCGCCGCGTGCTCACGATCGTCGAGCGCGCCATGGTGCGCGCCGCCGAGGGCGAGCACGACGACGTCGTGCTCGCGGGCGGCTCGCCCCACGAGGAGCAGATCGAGCTGCTGCTCGAGCGCAAGACGGCCGAGTACTCCTTCCGGGCGCCGCTCGAGCTCGGCGCCGTCATCGCCGGCCGTCCGGCCGAGGCGGTCGCGGCGCTCGCCGACGTCGGGCTGCGCATGGGCGTGCTCTACCAGCTGCGCGACGACGTGCTCGGCATCTTCGGCGACGAGGCCGTCACGGGCAAGAGCGCGCTGAGCGACATCCGCGCCGGCGCCCCCACGCTGCTCGCGACGCTCGCCTCGCGCGATCCGGCGTGGCAGCGGGTCGGCGGCGACTACGGCGACCCCGCCGCCGACGCGGGCGCGGGCTCGCGCATCCGGCACCTCATGCGCGCCTCGGGCGCGCTCGACGAGGTCGAGCGGCGCATCGCGTCGGGGGCGGATGCGCTGCGGACGTCGATCGCGCGGCTGCCGGTCGAGCAGGCGCTCCGCGACGAGCTCGCGGGGCTCCTCGAGCGATGCGTGGAGCGCGCGCGATGA
- a CDS encoding class II glutamine amidotransferase translates to MCRLLAHVSPTPATTQDVIGDASCVEWQRLGRLHTDGWGTAWLDGDQVRRYRDATLGLDNPDLTDALVDTPSRARLTHLRLATEGLATRTSNTHPFRVGDIVLAQNGSVTPIERLRAKVTDAELARVGGDTDTAMVFALIMRRHEAGEPLFDAVTATVAELRREFPTAALNLLVLSPRELIATHANEGAPIPLELFEESGLGDDLPVDHVDHYYQLSWRRSEDGAIAVTSSGLTGDGWNRMAPETAVRIDLDTLEVSRRELRQPAVA, encoded by the coding sequence ATGTGCAGGCTGCTCGCGCACGTCTCCCCCACCCCTGCTACGACGCAGGATGTGATCGGCGACGCCTCGTGCGTCGAGTGGCAGCGGCTCGGCCGGCTCCACACCGACGGGTGGGGCACCGCGTGGCTCGACGGCGACCAGGTGCGGCGCTACCGCGACGCGACGCTCGGCCTCGACAACCCCGATCTCACCGACGCGCTCGTCGACACCCCGAGCCGCGCGCGGCTCACGCACCTGCGCCTCGCGACCGAGGGGCTCGCGACGCGCACCTCGAACACGCACCCGTTCCGGGTCGGCGACATCGTGCTCGCGCAGAACGGCTCGGTGACGCCGATCGAGCGGCTGCGGGCGAAGGTGACGGATGCGGAGCTCGCCCGGGTGGGCGGCGACACCGACACGGCGATGGTCTTCGCGCTCATCATGCGGCGGCACGAGGCGGGCGAACCGCTCTTCGACGCCGTCACCGCGACGGTCGCCGAGCTGCGCCGCGAGTTCCCGACCGCCGCGCTCAACCTGCTCGTGCTCTCGCCCCGCGAGCTCATCGCCACGCACGCCAACGAGGGCGCGCCCATCCCGCTCGAGCTCTTCGAGGAGTCGGGCCTCGGCGACGACCTGCCGGTCGACCACGTCGACCACTACTACCAGCTGTCGTGGCGGCGCTCCGAGGACGGCGCGATCGCCGTCACCTCGAGCGGCCTCACGGGCGACGGCTGGAACCGCATGGCGCCCGAGACGGCGGTGCGGATCGACCTCGACACGCTCGAGGTCTCGCGGCGCGAGCTGCGGCAGCCCGCCGTCGCATAG
- a CDS encoding MarR family winged helix-turn-helix transcriptional regulator yields the protein MADERKTHDERGMLDPRRLDPTVAMVRELGLADDDVEEIIDLFEALRRWHQMSEAHSEASRKFMKLGENDMRAIRFLMVARRENRIVTSTMLAEHLGITGPSVTKLLDRLEHGGHIRRQPHPTDRRALSIVVTDETRASASATVGRDHARRFEIAARMTGEERRATTRFLRAMADLPVLDHAQALTPAEPTAG from the coding sequence GTGGCTGATGAGCGGAAGACGCACGACGAGCGCGGCATGCTCGACCCGCGGCGGCTCGACCCCACCGTCGCGATGGTGCGCGAGCTCGGTCTCGCCGATGACGACGTCGAGGAGATCATCGACCTCTTCGAGGCGCTGCGGCGCTGGCACCAGATGTCGGAGGCCCACAGCGAGGCGAGCCGCAAGTTCATGAAGCTCGGCGAGAACGACATGCGGGCGATCCGCTTCCTCATGGTCGCGCGCCGCGAGAACCGCATCGTCACCTCGACGATGCTCGCCGAGCACCTCGGCATCACGGGGCCCTCGGTCACGAAGCTGCTCGACCGCCTCGAGCACGGCGGCCACATCCGCCGCCAGCCGCACCCGACGGACCGCCGGGCGCTCTCGATCGTCGTGACCGACGAGACCCGCGCGTCGGCGAGCGCGACCGTGGGCCGCGACCACGCCCGACGCTTCGAGATCGCCGCGCGCATGACGGGCGAGGAGCGCCGTGCGACGACGCGCTTCCTCCGCGCCATGGCCGACCTGCCCGTGCTCGACCACGCGCAGGCGCTCACGCCGGCCGAGCCGACCGCGGGCTAG
- a CDS encoding M13 family metallopeptidase gives MTTLPSGLPVDDFDDSIRPQDDLFLHVHRNWLERTEIPADKARWGSFAVLAEAAEEAVREIVVEMQQASPGTDARKVGDLYASFLDEAAADAKGIEPIRPLLERAEAVTDVDGLLTLIGELEAIGGPSIAGQWVDTDPGDPSRYLVHLNQGGLGLPDESYYRDDAFAEARQAYLAYLQTMFGHLGSESPESDAALVFALETEIAGHHWDRVASRDDEKTYNLQRPADEHPRLQPWLRAIHAPEGTYDEAVVRQPSFFAGLAELLVDERIDEWKAWLRMGILRSFASYLTTQISLDQFAFYGTALTGAPEQRERWKRGVSLVEGMLGDAVGRIYVERHFPAEAKAAMDDLIDHLVEAYRSSIAQLPWMGDETKRRAHDKLDRFTPKIGYPVKWKDYGSLEIGDDLVANVQAATRFEHDRELAKIGKPIDRDEWFMNPQTVNAYYNPGFNEIVFPAAILQPPFFDAGRDAAANFGAIGAVIGHEIGHGFDDQGSKYDGDGRLIDWWTDEDRAAFEERTSSLIAQYDALEPAAAPGHKVNGALTIGENIGDLGGLGIAWKAYLHSLGGEEPPVIDGLTGAQRFFLSWAYAWQLKIRPEEAVRLVAIDPHSPNEHRTNQVVKNIDAFVEAFDVRPGDALWLDPEARVTIW, from the coding sequence ATGACGACCCTGCCCTCCGGTCTGCCCGTCGACGACTTCGACGACAGCATCCGCCCCCAGGACGACCTCTTCCTCCACGTGCACCGCAACTGGCTCGAGCGCACCGAGATCCCCGCCGACAAGGCGCGCTGGGGCTCGTTCGCGGTGCTCGCCGAGGCGGCCGAGGAGGCCGTGCGCGAGATCGTCGTCGAGATGCAGCAGGCGTCGCCGGGCACCGACGCCCGCAAGGTCGGCGACCTCTACGCATCCTTCCTCGACGAGGCCGCCGCCGACGCGAAGGGCATCGAGCCGATCCGGCCGCTGCTCGAGCGGGCCGAGGCGGTGACCGACGTCGACGGGCTCCTGACGCTCATCGGCGAGCTCGAGGCGATCGGGGGGCCCTCGATCGCCGGTCAGTGGGTCGACACCGATCCGGGCGACCCCTCGCGCTACCTCGTGCACCTCAACCAGGGCGGGCTCGGCCTGCCGGACGAGTCGTACTACCGCGACGACGCGTTCGCCGAGGCGCGCCAGGCCTACCTCGCCTACCTCCAGACGATGTTCGGCCACCTCGGCTCCGAGAGCCCGGAGTCGGATGCCGCGCTCGTGTTCGCGCTCGAGACCGAGATCGCGGGCCATCACTGGGACCGTGTCGCGAGCCGCGACGACGAGAAGACCTACAACCTGCAGCGCCCCGCCGACGAGCACCCGCGGCTGCAGCCGTGGCTCCGCGCGATCCACGCGCCCGAGGGCACCTACGACGAAGCCGTCGTGCGGCAGCCGAGCTTCTTCGCGGGGCTCGCCGAGCTGCTCGTCGACGAGCGCATCGACGAGTGGAAGGCGTGGCTGCGCATGGGCATCCTGCGCTCCTTCGCGAGCTACCTCACGACGCAGATCTCGCTCGACCAGTTCGCCTTCTACGGCACCGCGCTCACCGGCGCGCCCGAGCAGCGCGAGCGCTGGAAGCGCGGCGTCTCGCTCGTCGAGGGCATGCTCGGCGACGCGGTGGGCCGCATCTACGTCGAGCGCCACTTCCCGGCCGAGGCGAAGGCCGCGATGGACGACCTCATCGACCACCTCGTCGAGGCGTACCGCAGCTCGATCGCGCAGCTGCCGTGGATGGGCGACGAGACCAAGCGCCGCGCGCACGACAAGCTCGACCGCTTCACGCCCAAGATCGGCTACCCCGTCAAGTGGAAGGACTACGGCTCGCTCGAGATCGGCGACGACCTCGTCGCGAACGTGCAGGCGGCGACGCGCTTCGAGCACGACCGCGAGCTCGCGAAGATCGGCAAGCCCATCGACCGCGACGAGTGGTTCATGAACCCGCAGACGGTCAACGCCTACTACAACCCGGGCTTCAACGAGATCGTCTTCCCCGCCGCGATCCTGCAGCCGCCGTTCTTCGACGCCGGGCGGGATGCGGCGGCGAACTTCGGCGCGATCGGCGCGGTCATCGGCCACGAGATCGGGCACGGCTTCGACGACCAGGGCTCGAAGTACGACGGCGACGGCCGCCTGATCGACTGGTGGACCGACGAGGACCGTGCGGCCTTCGAGGAGCGCACGAGCTCGCTCATCGCGCAGTACGACGCGCTCGAGCCCGCCGCCGCGCCGGGGCACAAGGTCAACGGCGCGCTCACGATCGGCGAGAACATCGGCGACCTCGGCGGCCTCGGCATCGCGTGGAAGGCGTACCTGCACTCCCTCGGCGGCGAGGAGCCGCCCGTCATCGACGGCCTCACCGGCGCGCAGCGGTTCTTCCTGTCGTGGGCGTACGCGTGGCAGCTGAAGATCCGGCCCGAGGAGGCGGTGCGCCTCGTCGCGATCGACCCCCACTCGCCCAACGAGCACCGCACCAACCAGGTCGTGAAGAACATCGACGCCTTCGTCGAGGCGTTCGACGTGCGCCCCGGCGACGCGCTGTGGCTCGACCCGGAGGCGCGCGTCACCATCTGGTGA
- a CDS encoding ATP-dependent DNA helicase — protein MGIELTPEQLAIHERIERGAEHLFITGRAGTGKSTLLRHLTEHSSRQIIVCAPTGVAALNVGGQTIHSLLKLPLGVIADAPLRQSAELKRMLGKLDLLVIDEISMVNADLMDAIDRSLRQARGVRSVPFGGVQVVMFGDPYQLAPVPGDAEERAYFADHYASMWFFDARVWREAELEVVELVHIHRQADLEFKQALNAVRHGTVTAEIAQLLNDAGARTPPGDDVLTLATRNDTVTRINSRELARLAGRSKTAVAEISGDFGGRQYPADAELQLKLGAQVMFLRNDSEGRWVNGSLGKVVDIGGTVWVEVDGEQHEVEPAVWEQYRYAYSPTTKEIKRDVVAEFTQFPLRLAWAVTIHKSQGKTFERAVVDLGSRAFAPGQTYVALSRLTSLEGLYLTRPLQPRDIIVDQRVRRFIHDVRTRAQAQGEGAFGPPRDTGRGPSGASGGPADERPSNAPAETAADADARDRAEVAFAPDGPTPF, from the coding sequence ATGGGGATCGAGCTGACGCCGGAGCAGCTGGCGATCCATGAGCGCATCGAGCGGGGTGCCGAGCACCTGTTCATCACCGGCCGCGCCGGCACGGGGAAGTCGACGCTGCTGCGGCACCTCACCGAGCACTCGAGCCGGCAGATCATCGTGTGCGCGCCGACCGGGGTCGCGGCGCTCAACGTGGGCGGGCAGACGATCCACTCGCTGCTGAAGCTGCCGCTCGGGGTGATCGCCGACGCGCCGCTGCGGCAGAGCGCCGAGCTCAAGCGCATGCTCGGCAAGCTCGACCTGCTCGTGATCGACGAGATCTCGATGGTCAACGCCGACCTCATGGATGCGATCGACCGGTCGCTGCGGCAGGCCCGCGGCGTGCGCTCGGTGCCGTTCGGCGGCGTGCAGGTCGTGATGTTCGGCGACCCGTACCAGCTCGCGCCCGTGCCGGGCGACGCCGAGGAGCGCGCCTACTTCGCCGACCACTACGCATCCATGTGGTTCTTCGACGCGCGCGTGTGGCGCGAGGCCGAGCTCGAGGTGGTCGAGCTCGTGCACATCCACCGGCAGGCCGACCTCGAGTTCAAGCAGGCCCTCAACGCCGTGCGGCACGGCACCGTCACGGCCGAGATCGCGCAGCTGCTCAACGACGCGGGCGCGCGCACGCCGCCGGGCGACGACGTGCTGACCCTCGCGACCCGCAACGACACCGTCACGCGCATCAACAGCCGCGAGCTCGCGCGGCTCGCCGGGCGCTCGAAGACGGCGGTCGCCGAGATCTCTGGCGACTTCGGCGGGCGGCAGTACCCGGCCGACGCCGAGCTGCAGCTCAAGCTCGGCGCGCAGGTGATGTTCCTGCGCAACGACTCGGAGGGTCGCTGGGTCAACGGCTCGCTCGGCAAGGTCGTCGACATCGGCGGCACCGTGTGGGTCGAGGTCGACGGCGAGCAGCACGAGGTCGAGCCGGCCGTCTGGGAGCAGTACCGCTACGCCTACTCGCCGACGACGAAGGAGATCAAGCGGGATGTCGTGGCCGAGTTCACGCAGTTCCCGCTGCGGCTCGCGTGGGCGGTGACGATCCACAAGTCGCAGGGCAAGACGTTCGAGCGCGCGGTCGTCGACCTCGGCTCGCGCGCGTTCGCCCCGGGGCAGACCTACGTCGCGCTCTCGCGACTCACGTCGCTCGAGGGGCTCTACCTCACGCGCCCGCTGCAGCCGCGCGACATCATCGTCGACCAGCGGGTGCGCCGCTTCATCCACGACGTGCGCACTCGCGCCCAGGCGCAGGGCGAAGGCGCGTTCGGGCCCCCGCGAGACACGGGTCGGGGCCCGTCAGGGGCATCGGGCGGGCCTGCCGACGAGCGACCGTCGAACGCGCCCGCCGAGACGGCGGCGGATGCGGATGCCCGCGACCGCGCCGAGGTCGCGTTCGCCCCCGACGGACCGACGCCCTTCTAG
- a CDS encoding DUF3618 domain-containing protein yields MSDQSDVDRKREALRQHLNELEDRVNPKKVANRAVGRAQDSYNDDPTPWIAAAAGVAVLVIGGIALAVFGRR; encoded by the coding sequence ATGAGCGACCAGAGCGACGTCGACCGCAAGCGCGAGGCGCTGCGGCAGCACCTGAACGAGCTCGAGGATCGCGTCAACCCCAAGAAGGTCGCGAACCGCGCGGTCGGGCGCGCGCAGGACTCCTACAACGACGACCCGACGCCGTGGATCGCGGCAGCGGCCGGCGTGGCGGTGCTCGTCATCGGCGGCATCGCGCTCGCGGTCTTCGGCCGACGCTGA
- a CDS encoding phytoene/squalene synthase family protein, whose protein sequence is MTGLALYTAAARRASATVIEAYSTSFGMASRLLPPGMRGDIQSVYALVRVADEIVDGPGAEAGLGTAECRERLDALEAEVQRALACGFSTDLVVHAFAETARRVGITADQTTPFFAAMRRDLEPVAFQSEDELRDYVYGSAEVVGIMCVRCFFAGRTLPDAEARRVARGARALGSAFQVVNFLRDLGADADGLGRAYLPGVDPAHPTPEAVGRVLDRLEGELRIARATIPSLPAEARPAVIAAHDLFASLARRIRATPADELPRRRISVPPAEKALIVAAAATRASIVRARAPRPATRPARSELAR, encoded by the coding sequence ATGACCGGCCTCGCGCTCTACACGGCCGCCGCCCGCCGGGCGAGCGCCACGGTCATCGAGGCCTACTCGACGTCGTTCGGGATGGCGAGCCGGCTGCTGCCGCCGGGGATGCGCGGCGACATCCAGAGCGTCTACGCGCTCGTGCGGGTGGCCGACGAGATCGTCGACGGGCCCGGTGCCGAGGCGGGCCTCGGCACCGCGGAGTGCCGCGAGCGGCTCGACGCGCTCGAGGCCGAGGTGCAGCGCGCGCTCGCGTGCGGCTTCAGCACCGACCTCGTCGTGCACGCCTTCGCCGAGACCGCCCGCCGCGTCGGCATCACCGCCGACCAGACGACGCCGTTCTTCGCCGCCATGCGCCGCGACCTCGAGCCCGTCGCCTTCCAGAGCGAGGACGAGCTGCGCGACTACGTCTACGGCTCGGCCGAGGTCGTCGGCATCATGTGCGTGCGCTGCTTCTTCGCCGGCCGGACGCTGCCCGACGCCGAGGCGCGGCGCGTCGCCCGCGGCGCCCGAGCGCTCGGCAGCGCCTTCCAGGTCGTCAACTTCCTGCGCGACCTCGGTGCGGACGCCGACGGCCTCGGCCGGGCGTACCTGCCGGGTGTCGACCCCGCGCATCCGACCCCCGAGGCCGTCGGGCGCGTGCTCGACCGGCTCGAGGGCGAGCTGCGCATCGCGCGCGCGACGATCCCGAGCCTGCCCGCCGAGGCGAGGCCGGCCGTCATCGCCGCGCACGACCTCTTCGCCTCGCTCGCGCGCCGCATCCGCGCGACCCCTGCCGACGAGCTGCCCCGGCGCCGCATCAGCGTGCCGCCGGCCGAGAAGGCGCTCATCGTCGCCGCCGCCGCGACGCGCGCGAGCATCGTGCGCGCCCGCGCGCCGCGTCCCGCGACCCGTCCCGCACGCTCGGAGCTCGCCCGATGA
- a CDS encoding ArsR/SmtB family transcription factor, with product MRTTVCCTPGEPALEREEAERMAARLKAVAEPSRLRMLSMLAAADGEICVCDLADAIEVSQPTASHHAKVLVSAGLVEREQRGKWAFYRVVPGALDELGALLRVPATAVVE from the coding sequence ATGCGCACCACGGTCTGCTGCACGCCCGGAGAGCCCGCCCTCGAGCGCGAGGAGGCGGAGCGCATGGCGGCGCGCCTCAAGGCCGTCGCCGAGCCCAGCCGGCTGCGCATGCTCTCGATGCTCGCGGCAGCCGATGGCGAGATCTGCGTGTGCGACCTCGCCGACGCGATCGAGGTGAGCCAGCCCACCGCATCCCACCACGCCAAGGTGCTCGTGAGCGCCGGCCTCGTCGAGCGCGAGCAGCGCGGCAAGTGGGCCTTCTACCGCGTCGTGCCGGGCGCGCTCGACGAGCTGGGCGCGCTGCTGCGCGTGCCCGCGACCGCGGTCGTCGAGTAG
- a CDS encoding MATE family efflux transporter: MRQRTDAGERRARDREILRLAVPALGALIAEPAFLLVDTALVGHLGAEELAGVGIGVAVLSTAVGLLIFLAYGTTPAVARLLGAGDRPAAIRAGIDGIWLAIVAGAALLLATPLAHPLVALFGAASAVTEHAAVYLGISILGLPAMLIVLAATGLMRGLQDTRTPLVVATIGFGANAVLNVVLIYGIGLGVAGSALGTVIAQWGMAAFFLWFAVCEARRAHVPLGIHWGDLGRTASTGGWLFVRTLSLRVALLSTTAVATQAGTTTLAATQIAFTLFSTLAFALDALAIAGQAMLGKELGAGDVAEARAVTRRLQLWGVGFGCVVGALLLAVAWVLGGVFTSDAAVLAALPVALVLLALAQPIAGYVFVLDGVLIGAGDVRYLAWTGIANLAVYLPLLLLALVPGAHALAVIWAAFSFGYLGARALTLGLRARTDAWMRVGRR; encoded by the coding sequence GTGCGACAGCGGACGGATGCGGGCGAGCGGCGCGCCCGCGACCGCGAGATCCTGCGCCTCGCCGTGCCCGCGCTCGGCGCGCTCATCGCCGAGCCCGCGTTCCTGCTCGTCGACACCGCGCTCGTCGGCCACCTCGGCGCCGAGGAGCTCGCGGGCGTGGGCATCGGCGTCGCGGTGCTCTCCACCGCGGTCGGGCTGCTCATCTTCCTCGCCTACGGCACGACGCCGGCGGTCGCGCGGCTGCTCGGCGCGGGCGACCGGCCGGCCGCGATCCGCGCGGGGATCGACGGCATCTGGCTCGCGATCGTCGCGGGCGCGGCGCTGCTGCTCGCGACCCCGCTCGCGCATCCCCTCGTCGCCCTCTTCGGCGCCGCATCCGCCGTCACCGAGCACGCCGCGGTCTACCTCGGCATCTCGATCCTCGGGCTGCCGGCGATGCTCATCGTGCTCGCCGCGACGGGGCTCATGCGCGGCCTGCAGGACACCCGCACGCCCCTCGTCGTCGCGACGATCGGCTTCGGCGCGAACGCGGTGCTCAACGTCGTGCTCATCTACGGGATCGGGCTGGGGGTGGCCGGGAGCGCGCTCGGCACGGTGATCGCGCAGTGGGGCATGGCCGCGTTCTTCCTGTGGTTCGCCGTGTGCGAGGCCCGGCGCGCGCACGTGCCGCTCGGCATCCACTGGGGCGACCTCGGCCGCACCGCCTCGACCGGCGGCTGGCTCTTCGTGCGCACGCTCTCGCTGCGCGTCGCGCTGCTGTCGACCACGGCGGTCGCGACGCAGGCCGGCACCACGACCCTCGCCGCGACGCAGATCGCGTTCACGCTCTTCTCGACCCTCGCGTTCGCGCTCGACGCCCTCGCGATCGCCGGCCAGGCGATGCTCGGCAAGGAGCTCGGAGCGGGCGACGTCGCCGAGGCGCGCGCCGTGACGCGCCGGCTGCAGCTGTGGGGCGTGGGGTTCGGATGCGTCGTGGGCGCGCTGCTGCTCGCGGTCGCGTGGGTGCTCGGCGGCGTCTTCACCTCGGATGCGGCGGTGCTCGCGGCGCTGCCCGTCGCGCTCGTGCTGCTCGCGCTCGCCCAGCCGATCGCGGGCTACGTCTTCGTGCTCGACGGCGTGCTCATCGGCGCGGGCGACGTGCGCTACCTCGCCTGGACGGGCATCGCGAACCTCGCGGTCTACCTGCCGCTGCTGCTGCTCGCGCTCGTGCCGGGCGCCCACGCGCTCGCCGTCATCTGGGCGGCCTTCTCGTTCGGCTACCTCGGCGCGCGAGCCCTCACGCTCGGCCTGCGCGCGCGCACCGACGCGTGGATGCGGGTCGGTCGCCGCTGA
- a CDS encoding phage holin family protein — protein sequence MTPRKPLGDLIAETPGLIVDLFKAEIARLKAEIAGKAKGLGVGGALLAVAGVFGLFLLGWLLVAAFEGLNEAFAPWLSALLVSAFLLIITAALVLIGLGSINRSKDFSNLEAVDSIKDDVNMVRGLGHAADGTDPLDDIDMNGAQR from the coding sequence ATGACGCCGCGCAAGCCCCTCGGCGACCTCATCGCCGAGACCCCCGGCCTCATCGTCGACCTCTTCAAGGCCGAGATCGCGCGCCTCAAGGCCGAGATCGCGGGCAAGGCGAAGGGGCTCGGCGTCGGCGGTGCCCTGCTCGCCGTCGCGGGCGTCTTCGGCCTCTTCCTGCTCGGGTGGCTGCTCGTCGCCGCCTTCGAGGGCCTCAACGAGGCGTTCGCCCCCTGGCTGTCGGCGCTGCTCGTGTCGGCCTTCCTGCTGATCATCACGGCGGCGCTCGTGCTCATCGGCCTCGGCTCGATCAACCGCAGCAAGGACTTCTCGAACCTCGAAGCGGTCGACAGCATCAAGGACGACGTGAACATGGTGCGCGGCCTCGGCCACGCCGCTGACGGCACCGACCCGCTCGACGACATCGACATGAACGGAGCGCAGCGATGA